The following nucleotide sequence is from Mycobacterium sp. Z3061.
ATTCGGTCGGGTTCGACAGGAAAATCCAGCGGGATCTCATCGCGAGGGGAGGGGGAGGGGAAGGCGATGAGACCCCGCTGGGAGTCAGGTCACTCGGTGGCGTCGCCCACCGCGAACAACGGGATGGTGTAGGCGCACTCGGTCTCGCAGAACAGGGTCTCGTAGGCCATGCGGCGTTCCTTTCTCGCTTGTGATTCCGTACCAGGACAATTCTTGGCTGCCCGCAACCACCGAGGTATCCCACTGCCGGCTGATGAGCGGCGGAAAACCGATTCCGCCGTCGAGATGAGGGCTGATGTCCGCCGGATAGGGGACAACGAACGCATTAGCCCGCACGCCGCCGGCAGGCGCCGGCAAAACGCGGTAGTGGGCAAACCTTTACCTCACCGTGTTGCGGTTGTGACAGTTGTTGAGCACTGTTGTCACGATGACCGCACCCGCGATCGCCTTCCGGCTTCTGGCCCTGGCCGCAGGCGTGTTCGGGGTGTCGGCCACTGTTGCGGCGCCGATCCATGCCGACATGTTGGGCAACGCGTTTCTGAACGCGCTGAACAATGCGGGCATTCCCTACACTCAGCCCTCTACCGCGGTAGCCCTCGGCCGCTCGGTATGTCCGAAGGCGCTTTCGCCCGGCGGATCGTTCGACGCCATCGTCGAGGAGATGGCGGAGCTCAACGGTCTGCCGCGGGAACGGGCGGCCGCGTTCACCATCGTCGCGATCGCGACCTACTGCCCGGCGCTGATCTCGCCGATGCTGCCGCACCGGCTGCAGGCCTAGGGACTGCTGAACTGGTTGCCTGGTGTTCCGGCGGTGCCGACGGCGCCCCGGACTCCGTTGCTTCCAGCCATCGGACTCCGCTATCCGTGGATACCGTCGTTGCCGGCGATGCCGGCGATGCCGGCGTTTCCGTCATTGCCGGCGGTGCCGGGGACGTTGTCGATGTTGCCGCCCGATGCCTCGCCCAGTGCGCCGCCGTTGCCGACGGTCTTACCGCCGGCGCCGCCTTCTCCTCCGGCCCCGCCGGCGCCGACGCCGCCGTTTCGCCCGGCGCCTCCGAACAATCCACCGGCCCCGCCGACACCGCCCTGCTGGCCGCCCGCGCCACCGTTACCGCCTTGCCCGCCCTGGCCGCCGTCGCCGCCGTTACCGCCGTTGCCGCCGGTGTTGTCCGAGCCGCCGGTGGCGGTGGCACCGTTGCCGCCGTGTCCTCCCGCGCCCCCGTCGCCACCCGCGCCACCTGTACCGCCGACGCCGGCGTCACCACCGGCGCCGCCGAAGCCGAAGAGTTTCCCGCCCGCGCCACCATTGCCTCCGGCGCCGCCCTGGCCACCGGTTCCGCCCACGCCGCCGCTTCCGCCGGTGCCTCCGTCACCTCCCGAGCCGGCGATGCTGCCGAAGTGGGCGCTGTCCGAATGCCCGCCGGCGCCTCCGTTACCGCCGGATCCGCCCTGGTCGCCGGCACCACCGAGGCCGCCGATGCCGCCCTGACCGCCGGCTCCGCCATTGCCGATCAGCTGTCCGCCGTTACCGCCGTTGCCGCCCGCGCCGCCCGTGCCGCCGTTCAGCGGCGGGGTTTCCCCAGAGGCGCCGTTGCCGCCTCGACCACCGCTCCCGCCAAAGTTATTGGTCTCGTTACCCACCGCGGAGCCACCGTTACCGCCGTTGCCGCCGGACCCGCCGGGCGCGCTGCCCGGTGCGCCGTTGCCTCCATCACCTCCATGGGTGCTGTCCGCCAGCACATCGTCGGGGGCGTTGACGTTTCCGCCGTTCCCACCATTCCCGCCGTTGGCGCCACCCTGTCCGGCCGCCCCGCCGTCGCCGCCCCTGCCGGCGCTAACGGTGAAACCGCTGGGCTCGCTGCCATTGGCGCCACTGCCGCCGGTGCCGCCGTTCTGGCCGAAACCGCCGGTGGATCCGGTAAGACCGCTGCCATCTGGCTGCACATGGAAGTTGGGCTCGGCCCGCGTCACGTTGAGAGCGTTGAGCCCCGTCCAGCCGGTGCCGCCTTGGCCGCCGGTGCCGCCGTTGCCGATGAGGTAGGAGTTGCCGCCGGTGCCGCCGGTGCCGGGGGCGATGTTGGGGAAGTCGTAGAGGCCGCCGGGGTTGGGGTCGGCGTAGAGGCCGTGCCCGCCTTGGCCGCCGGTGCCGCCGTTGCCGAACAGGTGGCCGCCGTCGCCGCCGTTGCCGCCGTTCATGCCGGGTCCGCCCACTCCGCCGGTGCCGCCGTTGCCGAGGAGTCCGGTGGCACCGCCGTTGCCGGCGGGGCCGCCGCGCAGCAGGGCACCGGCGCTGCCGCCGTTGCCGCCGTTGCCGCCATCGCCGTAGAGGCTGCCGCCGGTACCGCCGTTGCCGCCGGCGCCTGCGCCCCGAACGCGCCGCTGCTGGAGCCGCCGTTGCCGCCGGTGCCGCCGGTGCCCAGCAGTCCGGCGTTGCCGCCGGTGCCGCCGGTGCCGGCGGTGCCGGTCAGTCCGTAGGTGGGATCGGGCACGGTGTTGCCTCCGGCGCCGCCGGCCCCGCCGTTGCCCGACAACCACCCACCTGTCCCGCCGTGGCCGCCGGTGGCGCCGTTGAACCCGGCCCCGCCGGTGCCGCCGGTGCCGCCGTTGCCGATCAGTCCGGCGGCTCCGCCGTTGCCGCCGGCTTGTCCGGTGGCCCCGGTGGCGCCGTTGCCGCCGTTGCCGTAGAGCCAGCCGGCGTCACCGCCGTTGCCCCCGGCGGTGGCGGCATCGGCGCCGTTGCCGATCAGGGCGCGTCCGGTCAACGCCACCGAGGGCGCGTTGACCACATCCAGCAGCGATTGCAGGGGATCGACCGCGGCGGCCTCGGCCGCGGCATAGGCACCCCCGGCCGCATGCAACGACGCCACGAACTGCTGCTGCAGGCCCGCCACCCGCGCACCGATCAGCTGATACTCCACCGCATGACCGCCGAACAACGATGCAACCGCCACCGACACCTCATCGGCGGCCGCCGCCGCGAGGGCCGCCGTCGGCGCTGCGGCGGTGAAATTGGCAGCACTGACCGACGAACCGATGTCGGCCAGATCCGCCGCGGCCGTCGCCACCAATTCGGGAATGACGCTCACAAAAGGCATGGCTCATGCTGTGCAGTGAGCGTTGGGCGATGTATGAACAGTCGTGAAATGTGCTGGTAGCAGCCCTGCCCACGGCAGTGCCAGAGGTACCGCAAATTGTGGGGGCAGATGCGGTACCCGTAACCTCTAGCGAGTGGTCGATGACAGGCGTGGTCGTAGCAACGAGCGGCGACCGCGATCTGCGTCCAACGGATTGCCACGGCGCTCCGGTCCGGGCCGGGCGCGACCGGCTCAACCCAGCGCCGACACCGCACAGGCCGGACCACCGATTCCGGCCGACATCGAGGCGCGGCAGCTGGCCCCCGACGTGCGACGCGAGCTGAGCACGCTGGACCGGGCCACCGCCGACGCGGTCGCCCGCCACCTGGTGGCCGCGGGCGGCCTGCTCGACGAAGACCCCGAGGCCGCACTCAGCCATGCCCGCGCCGCCCGGGCTCGGGCCAGCCGGATCGCGGCGATTCGGGAGGCCGTCGGCATCGCCGCGTATCACTGCGGCGACTGGGGCCAGGCGCTGGCGGAATTTCGTGCCGCCCGTCGAATGGGCAGCAAATCACCGTTGCTGGCCCTGATCGCGGACTGCGAACGCGGTCTTGGACGGCCACAGCGCGCCATCGACCTGGCACGCGGACCCGAGGCGGCCGAACTCAGCGGTGACGACGCCGACGAGCTGCGCATCGTCGCCGCCGGTGCCCGCGCCGACCTGGGGCAACTCGAACAGGCGCTGACGGTGTTGTCCACCCCGCAGCTTGACCCGTCCCGGACCGGTTCGACGGCCGCGCGGTTGTTCTATGCCTACGCCGAAACGCTGCTGGCGCTCGGACGAGGCGACGAGGCGCTGCAGTGGTTTCTGCGTTCGGCTGCGGCCGACACCGAGGGCGTCACCGATGCCGAAGACCGGGTCAGCGAACTTGGTTGAGATGAACAGCATTGCGCGGCAATATGATTGCCTCCTGCTTGACCTGGACGGAACTGTCTTTCGAGGTCACCAACCCACCGAGGGTGCGGTGGACTCGTTGGACGGGATAGACAGCCGCAAGCTGTTCGTCACCAACAACGCCTCGCGCAGTGCCCACGAAGTCGCCGAACACCTGCGCGACCTCGGTTTCTCGGCGAACGCCGATGACGTCGTGACCAGCGCGCAGAGCGCGGCACACCTACTGGCCGCGCAGCTGTCGCCTGGCTCGAAGGTGCTGATCGTCGGCACCGACGCACTGGCCGCCGAGATCGAGACCGCAGGTCTGCAACCGGTCCGTCGTTTCGAAGATGAGCCCGACGCCGTCGTTCAGGGGCTTTCCATGACGATCGGCTGGCCGGAACTCGCCGAGGCCGCGCTGGCCATCCGGGCGGGCGCGTTGTGGGTTGCGGCCAATGTCGACCTGACGCTGCCCAACGAGCGAGGTCTGTTGCCGGGCAACGGATCTCTGGTGGCGGCGCTGCGTGCCGCCACCGGTGAGCAGCCGCAGGTGGCCGGCAAGCCGGGTCCGCAATTGATGAAGGACGCGGTTGGTCGCGGCGATTTCGCGGCGCCGCTGGTGGTGGGTGACCGGCTCGACACCGATATCGAAGGCGCCAACGCCGCCGAACTGCCCAGCCTGATGGTGCTCACCGGAGTGAATTCCGCGCGTGACGCCGTTTTCGCCGAGCCCGCGCAGCGGCCCACCTACATCGGTCACGACCTGAGGTCGCTGCACCAGGACGGTGAGGTGCTGAAGGTGGGCCCGCAACCGGGTTGGCGGGTCGAGGTCGAAGGCGAGGTCGCTGTGGTGACGGCCGCCGACGACCAGCATGGCGACGACCTTGCGATCGTCCGTGCCGTCGCCAGCGCACTGTGGGACGCGTCCACCCAGGTGCGGATCGAAGCCGGCGACGACCAGGCCCGCGAGGCCCTGGACCGCTGGTCCCTGATGCACGGCGAGTAGCCGGTGACTACCGTAGGAGCGCAATGACCATCGATCCTGAGCAGATCCGCGCGGAAATCGAATCCCTCGTGGCCCAGTTGCCCGACAATGCCGACGCCGGCAACGGGCCGTCCCTCGAGGAGCTCGAAGACATCGCCCGCCGCCTGTCGGAGGCGCACGACGTGCTGTTGCAGGCGCTGGAGTCGGCGGAGAAGGGCTGAGTGCCCGCATGCCCCGGCGTGCTCGCGTCGACGCCGAGTTGGTGCGTCGCGGTCTGGCACGCTCGCGTCAGCAGGCCGCGGAGTTGATCGGGGCCGGCAGGGTGCGGATCGACGGACTGCCGGCGCTCAAGCCGGCCACCTCCGTCGCGGTCACCGCGGCGCTCACCGTGGCCGACGACGGCGAACGCTCCTGGGTGTCGCGGGGGGCGCACAAACTCATCGGCGCACTGGACGCCTTCGGAATCGCCGTCGACGGCCGTCGCTGCCTGGACGCGGGCGCCTCGACGGGCGGGTTCACCGAAGTCCTGTTGGATCGGGGCGCCGCACAAGTGGTTGCCGCCGACGTGGGCTATGGGCAGCTGGCCTGGTCGCTGCGCAGCGACCCGCGGGTGGTCGTGGTGGAACGCACCAACGTGCGCGACCTGTCGCCCGAGGCGATCGGCGGGCCGGTGGACCTGATCGTCGCGGACCTGTCATTCATCTCGTTGGCGACCGTGTTGCCCGCGCTGGTTGGTTGCGCTTCGCCGGACGCCGATATCGTTCCCATGGTGAAGCCGCAGTTTGAGGTGGGGAAGGGTCAGGTCGGTCCCGGCGGGGTGGTGCAGGACCCCCGGCTGCGGATCGATTCGGTGCTCGCGATCTCGCGGCGCGCCGTCGAATTGGGCTGGCACACCGTGGACGTGACGGCCAGCCCGCTTCCGGGCCCGTCGGGCAACGTCGAATACTTTCTGTGGCTGCGTGCCCGGACGGATCGCGCGCTGGCGGGGGATGAGCTGTTGGCGGCGGCCCAGCGCGCAGTAAGAGAGGGCCCACAGTGACCACCGAACGTACCGTGTTGCTGGTCGTCCACTCCGGCCGGGACGAAGCGACCGAGACCGCGGGCCGCGTCGAGAAGGTTTTGGAAGACAAAGGGATTGCGTTGCGTGCCCTGTCCGCTGAAGCGGTTGACAAGGGCTCCTTGCGGCTGAGTCCCAACGACATGCGGGTGCTGGGTGTCGATATCGAAGTCGTCGACGCCGACCCGATGGCCGCCGACGGTTGTGAGCTGGTGCTCGTGCTGGGCGGGGACGGAACTTTTCTGCGGGCGGCCGAGCTGGCCCGTAACGCCGGCATTCCGGTGCTGGGCGTCAACCTGGGCCGCATCGGTTTCCTCGCCGAAGCTGAGGCCGAGGCCATCGACAGCGTGCTCGAACACGTTGTCGCGCAGGACTATCGGGTGGAAGACCGGCTGGTCCTGGATGTCGTGGTACGCCAGGGCGGCGAAGTGATCGACCGGGGCTGGGCGCTCAACGAAGCCAGCCTGGAGAAAGGCCCCCGGCTCGGTGTCCTCGGTGTCGTCGTCGAAATCGACGGTCGGCCGGTCTCGACGTTCGGTTGCGACGGGGTGCTGGTGTCCACGCCCACCGGGTCCACCGCATACGCCTTCTCCGCGGGTGGTCCGGTGCTCTGGCCTGACCTGGAGGCAATTCTGGTGGTGCCCAACAATGCTCATGCCTTGTTCGGTCGTCCGATGGTCACCAGTCCGGACGCAGCCATCGCCATCGAGATCGAGGCGGATGGTCACGACGCGCTGGTCTTCTGCGACGGCCGCCGGGACATGCGGGTGCCGGCCGGCAGTCGGCTCGAAGTCACCCGTTCTGACACGCCGGTGAAGTGGGTGCGCCTGGACAGCGCACCGTTCACCGACCGGTTGGTGACGAAGTTCCGGTTGCCGGTGACGGGTTGGCGCGGGAAGTAGCCGGTGCTCAACGAGATTCGCATCGAGGCGCTGGGTGCAATCAGCCTTGCGACTGCCGAGTTCGATCGCGGGCTCACCGTGCTGACCGGTGAGACCGGCACCGGCAAAACCATGGTGGTCACCGGCCTGCATCTGCTGGGCGGCGCGCGTGCCGACGCGACCAGGGTACGGTCGGGCGCCGAACGTGCCGTCGTCGAAGGTCGTTTCACCACAACCGATGTCGACGACGCGGTGACCGCCCGCCTCGATGAGATCCTGGACGCCTCCGGCGCAGAACGCGACGAAGACGGCAGCGTGATCGCCTTGCGCACCGTCAGCCGTGACGGGCCCTCGCGCGCATACCTGGGCGGCCGCAGTGTGCCGGCAAAGTCTTTGAGCGGCTTCACCACTGAGTTGCTGGCGCTGCATGGCCAGAACGACCAGCTACGGCTCATGCGACCCGACGAGCAGCGCGGCGCGCTGGACCGGTTCGCCGGAACCGGTCCGGCACTGGAGCGCTACCGCAAACTACGCGAAGCATGGTTGTCGGCGCGGCGCGACCTCGTCGATCGTCGGGACCGGACCCGTGAGCTCGCTCAGGAAGCCGATCGACTCAAGTTTGCGCTCAACGAGATCGACACCGTCGACCCGCAACCGGGGGAGGACGACGCACTGGTCGCCGATATCGTCCGGCTCTCCGAACTGGACACTCTGCGCGAAGCCGCCGCGTCGGCGCGCGAGGTGCTGTCCAGTTCATCCGATGAGGCGTTCGGCGCCGCCGAGGCGCTCGGACGGGCTCGCGGCGCGTTGGAATCGACGGGTGACGCCCGGTTGCGATCCCTGGCCGACCAGATCGGCGGAGCCTTGACGGTGGTCATCGACGCGGTCGGTGAATTGGGTGACTACCTCGACGCGCTGCCCACCGATGCCAGCGCACTGGACGCGAAACTGGCCCGTCAGGCTCAGCTGCGCACGCTGACCCGCAAGTACGCCGCCGACATCGACGGGGTGCTGCAGTGGGCCCAGGATTCGCGGGACCGGCTGGCGCAACTCGACGTGTCCGAAGAGGGGCTCGCCGCGCTGGAACGCCGGGTGGCGGAGCTTGGCGGCCAATTAGGCCAGGCGGCAATCGATCTCAGCAAGATCAGACGCAAGGCGGCCAAGAAGCTGGCCAAGGAGGTCACCGCGGAGCTGGCGGGCCTGGCGATGAACAACGCCGATTTCACCATCGGGGTCACCACCGATGTGGCCGATCCGCATGACCCGTCAGCGCTGGTCCTCCCGGACGGGGAACCAGCGCGGATCGGTGCCGACGGCATCGACGTGGTGGAGTTCGGCTTCGCCGCCCACCGCGGCATGTCGGTGCTGCCACTGGCCAAGAGCGCCTCGGGCGGCGAGCTGTCGCGGGTGATGCTGGCGCTGGAGGTGGTGCTGTCCGCTTCGGCCACCGGCACCACGATGGTGTTCGACGAGGTCGACGCCGGCGTGGGCGGCTATGCGGCGGTGCAGATCGGCAGACGGCTGGCAAGGCTGGCCCGCACGCACCAGGTCATCGTCGTCACGCACCTGCCACAGGTCGCGGCCTACGCGGACGTGCACCTGGTGGTGCACAGCCAGGGACCCAGGGGCACCAGCGGTGTACGGCGCCTGACCAGCGACGACAGGGTGGCCGAGCTGGCCAGGATGCTGGCGGGGCTGGGGGAGTCCGACAGTGGACGCGCGCACGCCCGGGAACTGCTCGAGACCGCACAGAGCGACCGCGCGTAACCCTCTCGGCCGCGAGCGTGCGCTTAGTGCCCGTCGAGGCGGCGTGTCGCCGTACCGGAGCGCACCTTCGCGCCATGGGCTGCCCTCTCGGCCGCGAGCGTGCACGTAGTGCCGCCCGCCACGGCGTGTCGCCGTACCGGAGCGCACCCTCGTGCCAGGTGCCCCCAAACCCTCGCAACCACCCCGCGATACAAATGTGACAGATGTGACGCTTTATAACTTCTGAGGCAGATGTTACGGCGCGCCTCCCCGCCACAGCCGACGATCGCCGACAGAATCGGCTCCCATGAAGATGTCAGCGCTTCTATCTCGCAACACCGTCCGGCCCGGTCTCGTGGGCACCGCCCGAGTCGATCGCAACATCGACCGACTGTTGCGCAGGGTCTGCCCCGGCGACATCGTCGTCCTCGACATTCTGGACCTCGACCGCATCACCGCCGACGCACTGGTGGAGGCTGACATCGCCGCCGTGGTCAACGCATCCCCGTCGGTCTCCGGCCGCTACCCCAACCTGGGCCCCGAGGTTCTGGTCAACAACGGTGTCACCCTCATCGACGAGACCGGCCCCGAGATCTTCAAGAAGGTCAAGGACGGCTCGAAGATCCGCCTGTACGAAGGCGGCGTCTACTCCGGGGACCGCCGACTGATCCGCGGCACCGAGCGCACCGACCATGACATCGCAGACCTGATGCGGGAGGCCAAGAGTGGGCTGGCCGCTCACCTGGAAGCGTTCGCGGGCAACACGATTGAGTTCATCCGCAGCGAAAGCCCGCTGCTGATCGACGGCATCGGCATCCCCGACATCGACGTCGACATGCGCCGGCGGCACGTGGTGATCGTCTCCGAAGAACCCAGCGCCGAAGAGGATCTGAAATCCCTCAAGCCGTTCATCAAGGAGTACCAACCCGTGCTGGTCGGTGTCGGGCAGGGCGCCGATGTGCTGCGCAAGGCGGGTTACCGCCCCCAGCTCATCGTCGGCGACCCCGACCAGATCAGCGCCGAGGTGCTCAAGTGCGGCGCCCAGGTGGTGCTGCCCGCCGATGCTGACGGTCACGCGGCCGGTCTGGAACGCATCCAGGACCTCGGCGTCGGGGCCATGACATTCCCGGCGGCCGGCTCCGCCACCGACCTGGCCCTGTTGCTGGCCGATCACCACGGCGCGGCGCTGCTGGTCACCGCGGGCCACACGGCCAACATCGAGACGTTCTTCGACCGGACTCGTTCGCAGAGCAACCCCTCGACGTTCCTCACCCGGCTGCGGGTGGGGGAGAAGCTGGTGGACGCCAAGGCGGTCGCCACGCTGTACCGCAACCACATCTCCGGTGGCGCCATCGCCCTGCTGGCGCTGACCATGCTGATCGCCATCATCGTGGTGCTCTGGGTGTCCCGCACCGACGGCGTGGTCGTGCACTGGATCATCGACTACTGGAACCGCTTCACCCTCTGGATCCAGCACCTGATCTCCTAGGAAGTGCCCTGATGATCTCGTTACGCCAACACGCCATCTCGCTGGCCGCCGTCTTCCTGGCGCTGGCCATCGGGGTGGTGCTGGGCTCCGGCTTCTTCTCCGACACCGTGCTGTCCAGCCTGCGTAACGAGAAGCGCGACCTGGCCGGTCAAGTCAACAATCTCAACGACCAGCGCAATCAGTTGAATGAAAAGCTAAGTGCAGCAAACACTTTCGATGCCCAAGTGCTGGGTCGTATCGTGCACGAGACACTGACGGGCAAGACGGTGGTGCTGTTCCGCACCCCGGATGCCAGAGACGACGACGTGGCCGCCGTATCGAAAATCGTCGGGCAGGCCGGCGGCTCGGTCACCGGCACGGTGTCGCTCACGCACGAATTCGTCGAGGCCAATTCAGGCGAGAAACTGCGCTCGGTGGTCAACTCAGCGATCCTGCCGCCCGGCACCCAATTGAGCACCAAACTGGTCGACCAGGGTTCCCAGGCCGGCGATCTGCTCGGCATCGCCTTGCTGGTCAACACCAATCCGCAGGTTCCCGCGGTGGACGACACCGGGCGCGACACCGTGCTGGGCGCACTGCGTGAGACCGGCTTTATCACCTACCAGCCCAACAACCACATGGCGGCGGCCAACGCTGCCATCGTGGTCACCGGCGGCGCGGTGCCCGCGGACGCCGGCAATCAGGGGGTCACCGTGGCACGGTTCGCCGCCGCACTGGCTCCGCACGGCGCGGGCACGGTGCTGGCCGGCCGCGACGGCTCGGCCGGAGGGAGTGCCGCGGTGGCGGTGGCGCGCGCCGATGCCGGCATGGCGGCCGCCATCAGCACGGTCGACGACGTCGACGTCGAGCCCGGACGCATCACGGCGATCCTGGCCCTGCACGATCTGGCCGGTGGCGGCCACCCCGGTCACTACGGAACCGGGCATGGGGCGACCTCAGTGACCGTTCCCCAGTAGGGCGTGTTCGACGCGGCGGGCGGCCGCGGATGTTAGGGTGAGTTTCCGTGGGTCGGCAGGCCCAGCAAGCTTCAAATCCCTGCACCAGCCCTGCCCGTCTTCACGGAGGTCGCCCTGTTGCGTAAGCATTCGCAAATCGCCACCAAGCACCTCTTCGTCAGCGGAGGGGTCGCCTCTTCCCTGGGCAAGGGCCTGACGGCGAGCAGCCTGGGGCAATTGCTGACCGCGCGCGGGTTGCACGTCACGATGCAGAAGCTCGACCCCTACCTCAACGTCGACCCCGGCACCATGAACCCGTTTCAGCACGGTGAGGTGTTCGTCACCGAGGATGGCGCCGAAACGGACCTCGACGTCGGCCACTACGAGCGCTTCCTCGACCGCGACCTGTCCGGGTCAGCGAATGTGACCACCGGGCAGGTGTATTCGACGGTGATCGCCAAGGAGCGCCGTGGTGAGTATCTGGGCGACACCGTTCAGGTGATCCCGCACATCACCGACGAGATCAGGCGGCGCATCCTGGCGATGGCCGAACCGGACGCCAGCGGCCACCGACCCGACGTCGTCATCACCGAAATCGGCGGCACCGTCGGCGACATCGAATCGCAGCCGTTTCTCGAGGCAGCCCGCCAGGTCCGCCACTACGTTGGGCGCGAGGACGTGTTCTTTCTGCACGTATCGCTGGTGCCCTACCTGGCTCCGTCCGGTGAACTCAAGACCAAGCCCACCCAGCACTCAGTAGCGGCGCTGCGCAGCATCGGTATCAGCCCGGACGCGCTGATTCTGCGCTGCGACCGGGAGGTCCCCGAGGCCCTGAAAAACAAGATCGCGCTGATGTGTGACGTCGACATCGACGGCGTCATCTCCACCCCGGATGCACCCTCGATCTACGACATCCCCAAGGTGTTGCATCGTGAGGAACTCGACGCCTTCGTGGTGCGCCGGCTCAACCTGCCGTTCCGCGACGTCGACTGGACCGAATGGGACGACCTGCTGCGCCGGGTGCACGAACCACACGACACGGTGCGAATCGCGTTGGTGGGCAAGTACGTTGAGCTTTCCGACGCGTACCTCTCAGTCAGCGAGGCGTTGCGCGCCGGTGGGTTCAAGCACCGGGCCAAGGTCGAGATCGTCTGGGTGGCCTCGGACGACTGCGAGACGCCGAGTGGTGCGGCGCACACCCTTGGCGACGTACACGGCGTGCTGATCCCCGGAGGGTTCGGCATCCGCGGTATCGAGGGCAAGATCGGGGCCATCCGCTATGCGCGGGCGCGCAGCTTGCCGGTGTTGGGGCTGTGTCTCGGTCTGCAGTGCATCGTGATCGAAGCGGCCCGCTCGGTGGGGCTCACCGAGGCGAACTCCGCCGAGTTCGAGCCGGACACCCCGGATCCGGTCATCTCCACGATGGCCGATCAGGAGCAGGCCGTCGCCGGCGAGGCGGATCTCGGCGGCACCATGCGACTGGGCGCCTATCCGGCCGTCCTGGAACCGGATTCGATTGTGGCCCAGGCGTATCAGGCCACCCAGGTGTCCGAACGCCACCGGCACCGTTACGAGGTCAACAACTCTTACCGAGAGCGGATCGCCGAGAGCGGACTGCGGTTCAGCGGGACTTCACCCGACGGGCACCTGGTCGAGTTTGTCGAGTATCCGCCGGA
It contains:
- a CDS encoding CTP synthase, with the protein product MRKHSQIATKHLFVSGGVASSLGKGLTASSLGQLLTARGLHVTMQKLDPYLNVDPGTMNPFQHGEVFVTEDGAETDLDVGHYERFLDRDLSGSANVTTGQVYSTVIAKERRGEYLGDTVQVIPHITDEIRRRILAMAEPDASGHRPDVVITEIGGTVGDIESQPFLEAARQVRHYVGREDVFFLHVSLVPYLAPSGELKTKPTQHSVAALRSIGISPDALILRCDREVPEALKNKIALMCDVDIDGVISTPDAPSIYDIPKVLHREELDAFVVRRLNLPFRDVDWTEWDDLLRRVHEPHDTVRIALVGKYVELSDAYLSVSEALRAGGFKHRAKVEIVWVASDDCETPSGAAHTLGDVHGVLIPGGFGIRGIEGKIGAIRYARARSLPVLGLCLGLQCIVIEAARSVGLTEANSAEFEPDTPDPVISTMADQEQAVAGEADLGGTMRLGAYPAVLEPDSIVAQAYQATQVSERHRHRYEVNNSYRERIAESGLRFSGTSPDGHLVEFVEYPPDQHPFIVGTQAHPELKSRPTRPHPLFVAFVKAAIDYKAGELLPVEIPEIPEHHASNGNDRRDTDGSAVGQSLAEPATRG